GGCCGGGCGGAGCCGCTGCATTTGCCGGGCGCGCCGTCCGACATCGCCCGCTCCCTGGAAAACGCCGCCCCCGCACCGCCGGAGCCTACCCTGTCGTTACTGGCCTGACGGCCTGTTCAGCCGCGGGGGTAATCGGGCGCCCGCTTTTCGAAGAAAGCGGCGATGCCCTCCGCCGCCTCCGCCCCGTGCAGGGCTTCGACGAAGAAGGCGGCCTCGTGGTCGAGCTGGTCGTCGGGCGCGCCGAAACCGCTCTCAATCAGGCGCTTGGCCCGGCCGATGGCGAGCGTCGGCCCGTCGGCCAGCCGCTCCGCCCAGGCCATCGCCTCGGCGAGAGCGGTGCCGGACGCCACCACCCGGTTGACGATGGCGAGCTGCGCCAGCCGCGCCGCGCCGATCCTGCCGCCCTCGAACATGATCTCGGCCACCAGCTGCGGCGTCGCGGCGCGGGCGAGGAAAGCGGAGGCGCCGCCGTCCGGGTTCAGCCCGACCTTCACATAAGCCAGTGTGAACACCGCATCCTCCGCCGCGACGATCAGGTCGCAGCCGAGCGCCACCGAGAATCCCGCACCGGCGGCAGAGCCCTCCACCGCGGCGATCACCGGCTTGGGGCAGGCGCGCATGGCGCGGGCCCAGCCATGGAAAAGCTCCAGGCTGCCGCGCGTCGCCTCCGGGCCGGCCTTGGCGCTGCCGAGCAGCTGGCCCAGATTGCCGCCGGAACAGAACGTGCCGCCGGCCCCGGTCAGCACGATGGCGCCCACCCCCGAATCCTCGGCCGCCCGGTTCAGCGCGTCGCGGGCGGCGGCCATCATCTCCGGCCCCAGCGCGTTCCTGGTGGCCGCGTCGTCCATGGTCAGCACCATCACGCGGCCCTGGCGCGCGACGGTCAGTTGTCCGCTCATAGCTCGGTTCCCTCCCGGTTTTCGCTGCCCGGCCGGTATTTGAACATGCCTTCCGACGTTGCGATCAGGGCACCGGTGTCTCCGTGGCGGATCTCCGCCGCCACCCCGACGATCTTGCGCCCGCCGCCGCGCAGCCGGCCGGTTGCGACCAGCGTACCGGTGCGCGCCTGTCCCAGGAAACTCGTCGAGAGCGACAGCGTCACCACCCGGCGCACCCGGCCGGGGAAGGGGCAATATGTCGCCGAGAATCCGGAAGCCGTGTCCAGAAGAGTCGCCAGAACCCCGCCATGCACCACCCCGGCCCGGTTCAGGTGGCGGTCGTCGATGGCCATCGTCAGCTCCGCCTCCCCTTCTTCCCAGCGACTCAGGGCGTAACCCAGCAGGCGCTGGAATCCCGATTCCGGCTCCCCATTCAGCAGATCGTCCATACCCTGTTCCATCACGCAGCTGTTTCGTGCGCGGAGTAAAGCGCGTGCGGGCGGTCCAGGTCCACCCGGTCGCCGCGTTCGGCCGGAAGGCCGGCCATTCCGGGATCGACGGACCGAAGGGCTGCTCCGCGTCGGCGCGGGCTTGCCAGCCGGGAGGAAGCGGTTAACCTTTCCCGAAAATCACAGGAGGGTTTGGGATGATCGACCTTTATTTCTGGCCGACGCCGAACGGCCACAAGATCACGATCTTTCTGGAGGAAGCCGGGCTGGATTACCGGTTCGAGCCGGTGAACATCTCCAAGGGCGACCAGTTCAAGCCGGAGTTCCTGGCCTTCTCGCCCAACAACCGCATGCCGGCGATCATCGACCGCGCCCCGGCCGATGGCGGCGAGCCGATCACCATCTTCGAATCCGGCGCCATCCTGGTCTATCTGGCCGAGAAGACCGGCAAGTTCCTGCCCGGCGACGTGCGTGGGCGGAAGACGGTGCTGGAATGGCTGTTCTGGCAGGTCGGCGGTCTCGGCCCGATGGCCGGGCAGAACCACCATTTCGTGCAGTACGCGCCGGAACGCATCCCCTACGCCATGGAGCGCTACGTCAAGGAGACGGGCCGCCTCTACGGCGTGATGGACAGGCGCCTTGCCGACAACGCGTTCCTGGGCGGATCGGAACTGTCGATCGCCGACATGGCCAGCTATCCCTGGATCGTTCCGCACCAGCGCCAGCAGCAGGATCTGGACAGCTTCCCCAACCTGAAGCGCTGGTTCGACGCGATCAAGGAGCGGCCCGCGGTGGTGCGCGCCTATGAAAAGGGCCAGGCCGTGAACCCCAGCGGCACGCCCACCGTGAATGACGAAAGCAAGAAGATCCTGTTCGGCCAATCCGCCGATACGATCAAGCGCTGACCCTATCCGCCGGCCCGGTCCTATCCACCGGGCCGGCGCGTTGGGATAAGGTTGTGATCTTTTGCGGCCTCCTTTCGCGCTTTGCAGGATTTTGGGTGTCTCCGGCGTAGACGGGACCATTTCTGCCGCAAGTGTGTTGTTTTTGGCAGGGAATGTTATCCGGAGACGCCGCGCCGATGAGCATTTGGCCCCGCACCGACTCCGACGGCTTCGCCATCGACCCGGCGACCGGCACGGCCATCCAATCCACCGCTTCACCCACGGCCGCAATCGACATCGCCCTGCATCCGCTGCCTCCCCTGCCCGTACTGGCGCAGATCTGGACGGATCTCGAGGCACGCGCCGACTCCTCCTTCTTCCTGTCCTGGACCTGGATCGGCCCATGGCTGTCGCAGATGCCGGCGGGCATCGAGCCGCGGCTGCTGGTTGCCCGGCGGGGGAGCGACGTGGTCGGGCTGGCGGTGCTCTGCCCGCGCCGCCGCCGGCGTCTCGGCCTGCTGCCCGGCCGCTGCTGGATGCTGCACGAGACGGGCGACCGCGGTTATGACCGGCTGTTCATGGAATACAACGGCATTCTCGCCGACCGCCGCCTCGGCGACGAGGTGACGGACACCGCCCTGCACTGGCTGGGCGCACGGCTTTCCGCCAATGACGAGCTGGTTCTCGGCGGGCTGACCCTGGCGGCGGAGCGCGCAGCGAGGCGCGTGGCGGCGCGAACCGGCCATTCGCTGCAGATCCGCACCGCCGATTCCGCGCAGTGGGTGGATCTGGCGCCGGTCAGAGCCAGGGGCGGCGATTTCCGCGCCGGTCTCGGCCGCAACACGCGCGCGGCGGTGAACCGCAGCGAACGGCTCTACCGCGCCCGCGGCCGGCTGGAGTACCGCGTCGCCGCGACGGTGGAGGAGGCGCTGGCCGATTTCGCCGGGCTGGAGGTGCTGCACCAGGCCGGCTGGCAGGCCCGCGGCCAGGCCGGAGCCTTCTCCAACCCGGCCTTCCGCCCCTTCCACGAACAGTTGATCGCGCGGGGCGTGCCGAGCGGGGCGGTGCGTCTGTGCCGGATCAGCGCCGGCGGTCAGCCCATCGGCTATCTCTACAACTTCGTCCACCGCAACCGGGTCATGAACTATCAGGGCGGCTTCGCCTTCGAGACGGACAACCGGCTGAAGCCGGGATTGCTCAGCCATGTGCTGGCGATCGAGGACGCGCTGGCCCGCGGCGAGGACTGCTACGACTTCATGTCGACCCCGGCCGGGCACAAGCCGCTGCTGTCCAATGCCGAACAGCCGATGAACTGGCTGACGCTCGGCCCCGACCGGGTCAGCCGGCGGGTGGAGGCCCATTGCCGTTCGGCGCGCGGGTTGATGGTCGATGCGGTCAAACGGTCGCTGCGCGGCTGGATCGCGCCGGCAAAAAGCATCTGAAGGGGAGGCGTGCGAATGAGCAAGAGGAAGACCGGAGCGCTGGCCTGCGTGCTGGGCGACATGGATCTGGTTCGCCCGCTGGGGCTGGCGGGTGTCCGCTGCGCCGTGGTGGGCGCGCCCGGCGGCGCCACCGCCCATTCCCGCTTCACCGAACGGACGATCCCTTGGGAGGGCGGCTGCGACGACGCGCTCGTGGACCGGCTGCTGCGTTTCGGGGCGGCCCAGCCCGACAAGCCGGTGCTCTATATGGAGGAGGATGCCCAGCTGCTGATGGCGTCGCGCCATCGCGACCGGTTGGCCGCCGTCTTCCGCTTCGCACTCGCCGACGGCGATCTGGTCGAGACGCTGGTCGACAAGGGCCGCTTCCAGGCGCTTGCGGAACGGCTGGACCTGCCGGTTCCGCGCACCCGGAGGCTGCGCCCGCTGCCGGGCAGCGAGGCCCCCGACCTTGATCTGCGCTATCCCGTCATCGTCAAGCCGTTGACCCGCCGTCCGCCCTGGGACGAGATCGAAGGGCTGGGCAAGGCGATCCGGCTGGAGGGGCCGGAGGAGTTGCGCGCGCTCTGGCCGCGGCTGATCCCGGTCGGCATCGACCTGCTGGCGCAGGAACTGATCCCCGGACCGGAGACGCGGATCGAAAGCCACCATGTCTACATCGATGCCGGCGGCAACGTGGCGGGCGAGTTCACCGGGCGCAAGATCAGGACCTACCCCGTCGATTACGGCCACAGCACCGCGCTGACCATCACCGACATCGACGGCGAGGGGGCCGATGTCGCCGCGCTGGGCCGGGAGATCGCGGCCCGCATCGGTCTTACGGGCGTCGCCAAGTTCGATTTCAAGCGCGATCCCGACGGCCGCCTGCACCTGCTGGAGATCAACCCGCGCTTCAACCTTTGGCACCATCTGGGCGCCGTCGCCGGGGTGAACCTGCCGGCCCTCGTCCATGCCGACCTGACCGGCCGCCCCCGCCCCGCCCCGGCCAAGGCGCGGCCCGGCGCCTGCTGGTGCCACATCAGCAAGGACCGGCTGGCGGCGCGCGACAGCGGCCTGTCCACGGCGCGCTGGCTCGCCTGGGTCGCGCGGTGCGAGGCGAAGGCGATCACCCCCGACGACCCGATGCCCTTCCTGCGCCCGAAGCTGGACCGGCTGCTCGCCCGCTTCTCCGGCGGCGCCCGCACGCCCCGCCTCGCCAAGCCGTGACCGCGAAGCCATGAAGATCGCCCTGATCTCCGACATCCACGCCAATCTGGAGGCCTTGCAGGCGACGCTCGACGCCATCAGGGCCGAAGGGGTGGAGCGCATCGTCTGCCTGGGCGACATCGTCGGCTACAACACCGATGCCGCCGCCTGCATCACCCTGCTGCGGCAGGCGGGCGCGGTCTGCATCGCCGGCAACCATGACCGGGCGGTGACCGGCGTCATCGGGACCGAGGGGTTCAGCGGTCCGGCGGCGCGCGCCGTCGAGTGGACCCGGCGGAGGCTGGACGAGGAGAGCCGCGCCTTCCTGTCCGGCCTGCCGCTGACCGCCGTGGTCGATGGCGCGCTGGTCGCCGTCCACGGCGCCCTGCACCCGGAGGTGGGGAAGGAACTGGTGCGGCTGGATGACGACGCCAAGCGCGCCCTGAGCCTCCAGGCTTTGGCGGAGCATCCCTCGGGGGTGCGGGTCTGCGCCTTCGGCCACACGCACCGCGCCGGTCTGTGGGAGTGGCGCGACGGCTCGGTGCGGTCGATCCCGCTGGACGGCGGCGCGATGCTGCGGCCCGATGCGGTCTATCTGCTGAACCCCGGAACGGTGGGGGAGCCGCGCGGAACGGACCAGCGCGCCTGTTTCGCCTGTTTCGACAGCGCTGCCGGGCGCGTCACCCTGCACCGCGCCGCCTACGCGCGCGGGGCGGCGCTCGCCAAGACGCGGCGGGCCGGGCTGGCGCCGCGTTTTGCCTCAGTGCCGGCCCCGTTGCGCATGAAGTTGATTGAAATCCTGCGTATTCTCGGCATGTACGAATGGATAAAGCGGGCACTGCCATCCCGCGTGCCATCAATATGACAGTCCCGTAACGCGGCTTTGCTTCTACAGCGGCACCGAAACGCGCATAATCCCGCTGGGGGGCCAATGGTGACGCCGGGCTATGGACAAAATCGGTATTGGAAGCGGCGCTGCCGGCGGGATCCGGTCCCGGCCCGGCAGGCCATTGTCATCCCTGATCGCCCCGCTCGCGCTGGGACTTTCCCTGTGCCTTGCGTTCGGCGCCTTCCCGTCGCACGCCCAGCAGGCTGATCCCGCGGCGGCACCGCCGGCCGGGCAAAGCGACACGGTCAAGCTGACCATCCTTTACGCCCAGGGCACCACCGAGCTGGAGGAAACCGGCGGACGCGGCGGCATGGCCCGTCTGGCCGGGGCGATCCGGCAGGAACGGAACGCCCAGCGGCATGTCCTGGCCCTGCATGGCGGCCAGACGCTGGCGCCGTCGGTTCTGGCGTTCTACGACCAGGGCGCGCACATCATCGACCTGCTGAACGGCATGACCATCGATGCGATGGCCGCGCTGAACCGCGAATTCCACCATGGCGACGACCAGTTGAGCGCCCGCGCCTTCGAGGCCGGCTTCCCGATCGTCACCACCAACACGGTCGACCGCTCGACCGGCCGCACGCCGGACGGGCTGGAAGAGGCGGTGGTGCTGACCGCCGGCCCCCTACGCATCGGTGTGCTGGCGGCGACGCCCGTGCTGACGGGGGAGACCACCCGGACCCAGCGCACGGAATTCCACGATCCCGTCGCCGCCCTGACCGCCAAGGCCGCGACGCTGCGGGAGGAGGGGGTGGATCTGGTGGTGGCGATGACCGGCTATGCCGGCGACACCCACCGCAGCATCCTGGACGCCCGCCCCGCCGACATCGTGCTGTACCAGGACCGCAGCCGCCCCTTCGCCGTCGACTATGACGGGCATTTCCTGTCCGCCGCCGTGGGTCCGCAGGCGGGTTGGGTGCTGGCGCTCGACCTGACGGTGGAGCGGACGGCGCGGGCCGATGGCAGGACGCAGGTGAGCTGGGCCCCCTCGCCCCGCCTGATCGACACCGCCGCCGTCGCGCCCGATGCCGCCACCGACATCCAGGCCAAGGCCTATGCGGCGCGGCTGGACACCATGCTGAGGATGGAGGTGGGACGTCTCACCGGTCCCATCGACACCCGCAAGGAATCGGTGCGCACCGGCGAGAACGCCTTCGCCAACGCCGTCGTCGACATGCTGCGGACGGCGCTGGAGGCCGATGTGGCGCTGATCAACGGCGGCGGCATCCGCGGCGACCGCCGTTATCCGGCCGGCGCCCTGCTGACCCGCCGCGACATCTATACCGAGCTTCCCTATCACGATGTCGGCGTGGTGCTGGACGTCACCGGGCAGCAGCTTTGGGATGCGGTGGAAAGCGGCGTGTCGGCGGTGGAGCAGTTGCAGGGCCGCTTTCCGCACCTGTCCAACGCCCGTGCCGAGATCGACCTGAGCCGCCCGCCCGGCCAGAGGCTGCGCAGCCTGTCGGTCGGCGGCAAGCCGGTCGGCCTTTCCACCCGCTACCGGCTGGGAACCAGCAGCTTCCTCGCGGCCGGCGGCGACGGCTACGGGATGCTGGCCGGGACTCCGCGGCTGGTGGAGGACCGCAACACGGACTTCGTCTCCACCCGGTTGATCGGCGAGATCGCCCGCGATGGGGAATTCGCTCCGCGGCTGG
Above is a genomic segment from Azospirillum ramasamyi containing:
- a CDS encoding metallophosphoesterase family protein, translating into MKIALISDIHANLEALQATLDAIRAEGVERIVCLGDIVGYNTDAAACITLLRQAGAVCIAGNHDRAVTGVIGTEGFSGPAARAVEWTRRRLDEESRAFLSGLPLTAVVDGALVAVHGALHPEVGKELVRLDDDAKRALSLQALAEHPSGVRVCAFGHTHRAGLWEWRDGSVRSIPLDGGAMLRPDAVYLLNPGTVGEPRGTDQRACFACFDSAAGRVTLHRAAYARGAALAKTRRAGLAPRFASVPAPLRMKLIEILRILGMYEWIKRALPSRVPSI
- a CDS encoding bifunctional metallophosphatase/5'-nucleotidase, which encodes MSSLIAPLALGLSLCLAFGAFPSHAQQADPAAAPPAGQSDTVKLTILYAQGTTELEETGGRGGMARLAGAIRQERNAQRHVLALHGGQTLAPSVLAFYDQGAHIIDLLNGMTIDAMAALNREFHHGDDQLSARAFEAGFPIVTTNTVDRSTGRTPDGLEEAVVLTAGPLRIGVLAATPVLTGETTRTQRTEFHDPVAALTAKAATLREEGVDLVVAMTGYAGDTHRSILDARPADIVLYQDRSRPFAVDYDGHFLSAAVGPQAGWVLALDLTVERTARADGRTQVSWAPSPRLIDTAAVAPDAATDIQAKAYAARLDTMLRMEVGRLTGPIDTRKESVRTGENAFANAVVDMLRTALEADVALINGGGIRGDRRYPAGALLTRRDIYTELPYHDVGVVLDVTGQQLWDAVESGVSAVEQLQGRFPHLSNARAEIDLSRPPGQRLRSLSVGGKPVGLSTRYRLGTSSFLAAGGDGYGMLAGTPRLVEDRNTDFVSTRLIGEIARDGEFAPRLDGRMTVRR
- a CDS encoding glutathione binding-like protein — protein: MIDLYFWPTPNGHKITIFLEEAGLDYRFEPVNISKGDQFKPEFLAFSPNNRMPAIIDRAPADGGEPITIFESGAILVYLAEKTGKFLPGDVRGRKTVLEWLFWQVGGLGPMAGQNHHFVQYAPERIPYAMERYVKETGRLYGVMDRRLADNAFLGGSELSIADMASYPWIVPHQRQQQDLDSFPNLKRWFDAIKERPAVVRAYEKGQAVNPSGTPTVNDESKKILFGQSADTIKR
- a CDS encoding GNAT family N-acetyltransferase, encoding MSIWPRTDSDGFAIDPATGTAIQSTASPTAAIDIALHPLPPLPVLAQIWTDLEARADSSFFLSWTWIGPWLSQMPAGIEPRLLVARRGSDVVGLAVLCPRRRRRLGLLPGRCWMLHETGDRGYDRLFMEYNGILADRRLGDEVTDTALHWLGARLSANDELVLGGLTLAAERAARRVAARTGHSLQIRTADSAQWVDLAPVRARGGDFRAGLGRNTRAAVNRSERLYRARGRLEYRVAATVEEALADFAGLEVLHQAGWQARGQAGAFSNPAFRPFHEQLIARGVPSGAVRLCRISAGGQPIGYLYNFVHRNRVMNYQGGFAFETDNRLKPGLLSHVLAIEDALARGEDCYDFMSTPAGHKPLLSNAEQPMNWLTLGPDRVSRRVEAHCRSARGLMVDAVKRSLRGWIAPAKSI
- a CDS encoding PaaI family thioesterase; this encodes MEQGMDDLLNGEPESGFQRLLGYALSRWEEGEAELTMAIDDRHLNRAGVVHGGVLATLLDTASGFSATYCPFPGRVRRVVTLSLSTSFLGQARTGTLVATGRLRGGGRKIVGVAAEIRHGDTGALIATSEGMFKYRPGSENREGTEL
- a CDS encoding ATP-grasp domain-containing protein, which translates into the protein MSKRKTGALACVLGDMDLVRPLGLAGVRCAVVGAPGGATAHSRFTERTIPWEGGCDDALVDRLLRFGAAQPDKPVLYMEEDAQLLMASRHRDRLAAVFRFALADGDLVETLVDKGRFQALAERLDLPVPRTRRLRPLPGSEAPDLDLRYPVIVKPLTRRPPWDEIEGLGKAIRLEGPEELRALWPRLIPVGIDLLAQELIPGPETRIESHHVYIDAGGNVAGEFTGRKIRTYPVDYGHSTALTITDIDGEGADVAALGREIAARIGLTGVAKFDFKRDPDGRLHLLEINPRFNLWHHLGAVAGVNLPALVHADLTGRPRPAPAKARPGACWCHISKDRLAARDSGLSTARWLAWVARCEAKAITPDDPMPFLRPKLDRLLARFSGGARTPRLAKP
- a CDS encoding oxepin-CoA hydrolase, alternative type; the protein is MSGQLTVARQGRVMVLTMDDAATRNALGPEMMAAARDALNRAAEDSGVGAIVLTGAGGTFCSGGNLGQLLGSAKAGPEATRGSLELFHGWARAMRACPKPVIAAVEGSAAGAGFSVALGCDLIVAAEDAVFTLAYVKVGLNPDGGASAFLARAATPQLVAEIMFEGGRIGAARLAQLAIVNRVVASGTALAEAMAWAERLADGPTLAIGRAKRLIESGFGAPDDQLDHEAAFFVEALHGAEAAEGIAAFFEKRAPDYPRG